From the genome of Triticum aestivum cultivar Chinese Spring chromosome 1A, IWGSC CS RefSeq v2.1, whole genome shotgun sequence:
CGGATCCCGGAGTCCCGGGGCATCGTCATCAACAGGTTCGAGTGGCTGGAGGGCAGGGCGCTGCGCGCGCTCCGGGACGGCGCGTGCGTCCCCGGCCGCGCCACGCCGCCGGTGTACTGCGTCGGGCCCATGATCTcagccggcggcggtggcggtggcggtgaagAGAAGAAGCACGAGTGCCTGGCGTGGCTGGACGCGCAGCCGGAGAAGAGCGTCGTGTTCCTCTGCTTCGGGAGCATGGGCACCTTCCCCAAGACGCAGCTGGAGGAGATCGCCGTCGGGATGGAGCGGTCCGGGCAGAGATTCCTGTGGGTGGTGCAGAGCCCGCGCAGCGCGGACGGCGGGCCGGACCTGCTCGCGGACGCGCTCGCCGAGCCGGACCTCGCCGCGCTGCTGCCGGAGGGGTTCCTGGAGCGGACCGGCGGCCGCGGCCTGGTCGTCAAGTCGTGGGCGCCGCAGGCGGACGTGCTGCGCCACCGCGCGACGGGCGCCTTCGTGacgcactgcgggtggaactcgACGCTGGAGGCGATCGTGGCGGGCCAGCCGCTCATCTGCTGGCCGCTGTACGCGGAGCAGAGGCAGAACAAGGTGTTCGTGGTGGAGGAGATGGGCGCCGGCGTGGAGATGGCCGGGTACGacggggaggtggtggcggcggcggaggtggaggccaAGGTGCGGTGGGTGATGGAGTCCAAGGGCGGGGAGGCGCTGCGGGAGCGAGCCATGGCGGCCAAGGAGAAGGCGCTCGAGGCGCTGCAGGAAGGTGGAGCATCCCGGACGGCGTTTGCTGAGTTTCTTAGAGATCTTTAGAGCCTGTTTAGAACATAGATTATCGTCGTGTTACAGTTTTGTCGAATCATATCACGTGAAATGAAAAAACCAGAACTTAGATTATCATCGTCGATGAAttctgacggcgatcacatcgccGTCGAACTGCGACGACGGCGATGCCATTGTCGTGGCGGAGGAAGAACTTGACCCCTTCTCAATTATGATCATATTCCACACATCAACAGCAACATATACACACAAAGTCCAAACAAAAACGAGCAACGGTCTCAACATCACACAGCCCCATGAAAAAGAATGCATGTTATCCTATGGTGGCACAAGAAACAACACAAGCTCTAATGTAGTCCATTCATGTCCTCAATC
Proteins encoded in this window:
- the LOC123063843 gene encoding anthocyanidin 5,3-O-glucosyltransferase-like — encoded protein: MESARRRPAMGDTVVLNPGLGVGHLVPMVELARPFLRGGLAVTVIVNVPPGKATDTSAAVARAAAANPSVRFHVLPTPPDADADAVAPDAAEAPNPFVLLRRMNAPLRDYLRSVLPSVRALVLDMFCFCADAVDVAADLGVPVYVFYTGSASSLAVNLYLPRMQAQIGDASLGEIGDAPLSFPGNRPFKPTDLPGLALDRHNEVYKSFLHAFQRIPESRGIVINRFEWLEGRALRALRDGACVPGRATPPVYCVGPMISAGGGGGGGEEKKHECLAWLDAQPEKSVVFLCFGSMGTFPKTQLEEIAVGMERSGQRFLWVVQSPRSADGGPDLLADALAEPDLAALLPEGFLERTGGRGLVVKSWAPQADVLRHRATGAFVTHCGWNSTLEAIVAGQPLICWPLYAEQRQNKVFVVEEMGAGVEMAGYDGEVVAAAEVEAKVRWVMESKGGEALRERAMAAKEKALEALQEGGASRTAFAEFLRDL